In Myotis daubentonii chromosome 6, mMyoDau2.1, whole genome shotgun sequence, a genomic segment contains:
- the TCF19 gene encoding transcription factor 19: MLPCFQLLRIGGGRGGDLYTFHPPSGTGCTYRLGRRADLCDVALRPQQEPGFISGVHAELHAERQGDDWRVSLEDHSSQGTLVNNVRLPRGHRLELSDGDLLTFGPERPPGTSPSEFYFMFQQVRVKPQDFAAITIPRSRVEEGTGVGFQPMLPPQGAPQRPLSTLSPAPKATLILNSIGSLSKLQPQPLTFSRRGAGPPSLPPHTPHGKEGTTPSAPTPRNRRKSAHRVLAELDDEREAPESPPVLREPRKKLCVEKTPLTPSGNRLGHPPKHPVSTPMTPPVVGGGEPCAAPCCGLPQEETVAWVQCDGCDLWFHVACVGCSIQAAREADFRCPGCHMGVQT; this comes from the exons ATGCTGCCCTGCTTCCAGCTGCTGCGCATTGGGGGCGGCAGGGGCGGCGACCTCTACACTTTCCACCCCCCAAGCGGAACTGGCTGCACCTATCGTTTGGGCCGCAGGGCCGACCTGTGTGATGTGGCCCTGCGGCCCCAACAGGAGCCCGGCTTCATCTCCGGAGTCCATGCAGAGTTGCACGCTGAGCGCCAGGGTGATGACTGGAGGGTCAGCCTGGAGGACCACAGCAGCCAAG GGACTTTGGTCAACAATGTCCGACTCCCCAGGGGTCACAGGCTGGAGCTGAGCGATGGTGACCTTCTGACCTTTGGCCCTGAAAGGCCCCCAGGAACCAGCCCCTCGGAGTTCTACTTCATGTTTCAGCAAGTCCGAGTCAAACCTCAAGATTTCGCTGCCATTACCATCCCACGGTCTAGGGTAGAAGAGGGAACCGGCGTTGGTTTCCAGCCCATGCTGCCTCCCCAGGGGGCTCCGCAGCGCCCCCTCAGCACCCTGTCCCCTGCACCTAAAGCCACACTGATCCTCAACTCCATTGGCAGCCTCAGCAAGCTCCAGCCACAGCCCCTCACCTTCTCCAGGAGGGGGGCTGGGCCACCGAGCCTACCTCCCCACACTCCCCATGGGAAAGAGGGGACCACCCCTTCTGCCCCAACCCCAAGAAATCGAAGGAAATCAGCTCACCGAGTGTTGGCAGAATTGGATGATGAGAGAGAGGCTCCTGAGAGCCCCCCAGTCCTCAGAGAGCCCAGGAAGAAACTCTGTGTAGAGAAGACTCCACTGACACCCAGTGG aaaTCGACTTGGGCATCCTCCGAAGCACCCCGTGAGCACTCCCATGACTCCTCCTGTGGTTGGGGGCGGGGAGCCCTGTGCAGCCCCTTGTTGCGGCCTGCCCCAAGAAGAAACAGTGGCCTGGGTTCAGTGTGATGGATGTGACCTCTGGTTCCACGTGGCCTGTGTTGGCTGCAGTATCCAGGCTGCCAGGGAGGCTGACTTCCGGTGCCCAGGGTGTCACATGGGCGTCCAGACCTAA
- the POU5F1 gene encoding POU domain, class 5, transcription factor 1 isoform X2, producing the protein MAGHLASDFAFSPPPGGGDDGPGGPEPGWVDPRTWLGFQGPPGGSAIGPGLAPGAEVWGIPPCPSPYEFCGGVAYCGPQAGVGLAPQGGLEAPQLEGEAGAGVESNSEGASPEPCAALPGALKLDKEKLEPSPEEENMRALQKDLEQFAKLLKQKRITLGYTQADVGLTLGVLFGKVFSQTTICRFEALQLSLKNMCKLRPLLQKWVEEADNNENLQEICKAETLLQARKRKRTSIENRVKGNLENMFLQCPKPTLQQISHIAQQLGLAKDVVRVWFCNRRQKGKRSSSDYSQREDFEAPRPPFSGGPVSFPMAPGPHFGPGYAGPHFTALYSSVQFPEGEAFPAVPVATLGSPMHSN; encoded by the exons ATGGCGGGACACCTGGCTTCCGACTTTGCCTTTTCGCCCCCACCAGGTGGTGGAGACGATGGGCCAGGAGGGCCGGAGCCGGGCTGGGTTGACCCTCGGACCTGGCTGGGCTTCCAGGGCCCTCCTGGCGGGTCTGCCATCGGGCCGGGGCTGGCGCCCGGGGCGGAGGTGTGGGGGATTCCCCCGTGCCCCTCGCCGTACGAGTTCTGCGGGGGGGTGGCCTACTGTGGGCCTCAGGctggagtggggctggcaccccAAGGCGGCCTGGAGGCCCCCCAGCTCGAGGGCGAGGCCGGAGCCGGGGTGGAGAGCAACTCCGAGGGGGCCTCCCCCGAGCCCTGCGCggccctgcctggggccctgAAGCTGGACAAGGAGAAGCTGGAGCCCAGCCCCGAGGAGGAG AACATGAGAGCTCTGCAGAAAGACCTCGAGCAATTCGCCAAGCTCCTGAAGCAGAAGAGGATCACCCTGGGGTACACCCAGGCCGATGTGGGGCTTACCCTCGGCGTTCTCTTTG GCAAGGTGTTCAGCCAAACGACCATCTGCCGCTTTGAGGCTCTGCAGCTCAGTTTGAAGAACATGTGTAAGCTGCGGCCCCTGCTGCAGAAGTGGGTGGAGGAAGCTGACAACAACGAGAACCTGCAGGAG ATATGCAAAGCAGAGACCCTGCTGCAGGCCCGAAAGAGAAAGCGGACGAGTATCGAGAACCGAGTGAAGGGCAACCTGGAGAACATGTTCCTGCAGTGCCCGAAGCCCACCCTGCAGCAGATCAGCCACATCGCCCAGCAGCTCGGGCTGGCGAAGGAC gtggtcCGAGTGTGGTTCTGCAACCGGCGCCAGAAGGGCAAACGATCGAGCAGTGACTATTCTCAACGAGAGGATTTTGAGGCTCCCAGGCCTCCTTTCTCAGGGGGACCAGTATCCTTTCCTATGGCCCCAGGGCCCCACTTTGGCCCAGGCTACGCGGGCCCTCACTTCACTGCGCTGTACTCGTCGGTCCAGTTCCCTGAAGGCGAGGCCTTTCCCGCTGTGCCCGTCGCCACTCTGGGCTCTCCCATGCACTCAAACTGA
- the POU5F1 gene encoding POU domain, class 5, transcription factor 1 isoform X1: protein MAGHLASDFAFSPPPGGGDDGPGGPEPGWVDPRTWLGFQGPPGGSAIGPGLAPGAEVWGIPPCPSPYEFCGGVAYCGPQAGVGLAPQGGLEAPQLEGEAGAGVESNSEGASPEPCAALPGALKLDKEKLEPSPEEEVSGNMRALQKDLEQFAKLLKQKRITLGYTQADVGLTLGVLFGKVFSQTTICRFEALQLSLKNMCKLRPLLQKWVEEADNNENLQEICKAETLLQARKRKRTSIENRVKGNLENMFLQCPKPTLQQISHIAQQLGLAKDVVRVWFCNRRQKGKRSSSDYSQREDFEAPRPPFSGGPVSFPMAPGPHFGPGYAGPHFTALYSSVQFPEGEAFPAVPVATLGSPMHSN, encoded by the exons ATGGCGGGACACCTGGCTTCCGACTTTGCCTTTTCGCCCCCACCAGGTGGTGGAGACGATGGGCCAGGAGGGCCGGAGCCGGGCTGGGTTGACCCTCGGACCTGGCTGGGCTTCCAGGGCCCTCCTGGCGGGTCTGCCATCGGGCCGGGGCTGGCGCCCGGGGCGGAGGTGTGGGGGATTCCCCCGTGCCCCTCGCCGTACGAGTTCTGCGGGGGGGTGGCCTACTGTGGGCCTCAGGctggagtggggctggcaccccAAGGCGGCCTGGAGGCCCCCCAGCTCGAGGGCGAGGCCGGAGCCGGGGTGGAGAGCAACTCCGAGGGGGCCTCCCCCGAGCCCTGCGCggccctgcctggggccctgAAGCTGGACAAGGAGAAGCTGGAGCCCAGCCCCGAGGAGGAGGTGAGTGGG AACATGAGAGCTCTGCAGAAAGACCTCGAGCAATTCGCCAAGCTCCTGAAGCAGAAGAGGATCACCCTGGGGTACACCCAGGCCGATGTGGGGCTTACCCTCGGCGTTCTCTTTG GCAAGGTGTTCAGCCAAACGACCATCTGCCGCTTTGAGGCTCTGCAGCTCAGTTTGAAGAACATGTGTAAGCTGCGGCCCCTGCTGCAGAAGTGGGTGGAGGAAGCTGACAACAACGAGAACCTGCAGGAG ATATGCAAAGCAGAGACCCTGCTGCAGGCCCGAAAGAGAAAGCGGACGAGTATCGAGAACCGAGTGAAGGGCAACCTGGAGAACATGTTCCTGCAGTGCCCGAAGCCCACCCTGCAGCAGATCAGCCACATCGCCCAGCAGCTCGGGCTGGCGAAGGAC gtggtcCGAGTGTGGTTCTGCAACCGGCGCCAGAAGGGCAAACGATCGAGCAGTGACTATTCTCAACGAGAGGATTTTGAGGCTCCCAGGCCTCCTTTCTCAGGGGGACCAGTATCCTTTCCTATGGCCCCAGGGCCCCACTTTGGCCCAGGCTACGCGGGCCCTCACTTCACTGCGCTGTACTCGTCGGTCCAGTTCCCTGAAGGCGAGGCCTTTCCCGCTGTGCCCGTCGCCACTCTGGGCTCTCCCATGCACTCAAACTGA